In Centropristis striata isolate RG_2023a ecotype Rhode Island chromosome 1, C.striata_1.0, whole genome shotgun sequence, one DNA window encodes the following:
- the LOC131968578 gene encoding tensin-4-like, which yields MMPTTKGMSQMIPNHVLRVGQTIRLESAPEKVNQHPGLTEPSSNPGASDLDVSLDKLNQLILELDPTFEPIEVNKSPLCISPPTDDSDEDDPHCVLVPRGCPPYSTHTVVQSVSPSIAIPSPSRVSCSPHGTLVFSSSPTSSLPPLPCGSAPRRNASPKPDASSFQGSLRLSQSNRNSAVSLLSTSTCSDTSYILGSNLSLASEDADSPEFILTRMSGSFNDGSRTTPFGNMQSPEKPPLIRRGYPQEHNSKGAQSSPASLSGSLSDIPVLLVNGAPQPDLNIQPPGPETDLIQTLLVSNSKPSSPHSFQARFNGSQPSMKFVMDTSKFWFRPHISRAEAEALVKDKEAGTFVVRDSTSYRGSFGLAVKVDQTANVTTNAYPGESTSDVVRHFLIESSAKGVRIKGASQEPYFGSLSALVYQHSISAYALPCRLLLHSQDVGAAEGRANDKPASEDKSKTACNFIYLNAIHTEMLTGPCAVQKAVSSTFEKPSGSFTPTIVNLKVSLKGVTLTDINRKLFFRRHYPANLISYSGEDPDKRLWVKGCSFGARMFGFVAKGVEAGMENVCHVFAEYDPLQPYNKVIEVIQAAIAKP from the exons ATGATGCCTACAACTAAAGGCATGTCCCAAATGATACCCAATCATGTTCTGAGAGTGGGTCAAACTATCCGCCTGGAGTCGGCACCGGAGAAGGTCAATCAACATCCTGGTCTCACGGAGCCCAGCAGTAACCCTGGTGCCTCTGATCTTGACGTTTCCCTGGATAAACTCAACCAGCTAATCCTGGAACTCGATCCGACATTCGAACCCATCGAGGTGAACAAAAGTCCTTTGTGCATCAGCCCTCCTACAG ACGACTCAGATGAAGATGACCCCCACTGTGTGTTGGTCCCTAGAGGATGTCCCCCCTACTCCACACACACCGTGGTCCAATCTGTGTCACCTAGTATAGCCATCCCTTCACCCAGCAGGGTCAGCTGCAGTCCCCATGGGACACTGGTGTTCTCCAGCTCCCCTACATCCTCCCTGCCTCCGCTGCCATGTGGAAGTGCACCCCGAAGAAACGCCTCACCGAAGCCTGACGCAAGCAGTTTCCAAGGATCACTGCGTTTGTCACAATCCAACAGAAACAGCGCTGTCTCGCTCCTCTCCACGTCAACATGCTCAGACACCAGCTACATCCTTGGCAG TAACCTGTCCCTGGCTAGTGAAGACGCTGACTCTCCAGAGTTCATCCTCACTCGCATGTCTGGCTCCTTCAATGACGGCTCCAGAACGACGCCATTTGGAAATATGCAGAGCCCAGAAAAGCCTCCATTGATAAGGCGAGGGTATCCACAGGAGCATAACAGCAAAGGAGCACAGAGCAGCCCTGCTTCACTCTCTGGGTCTTTGAGCGATATACCTGTACTGCTAGTCAACGGTGCACCACAGCCAGATCTAAACATCCAGCCCCCTGGACCAGAAACTGACCTAATACAGACCCTCCTTGTGTCCAACTCAAAGCCATCTTCTCCTCACA GTTTCCAAGCTCGTTTCAATGGCAGCCAGCCCTCAATGAAGTTTGTCATGGACACTTCAAAGTTTTGGTTCCGGCCACATATCAGCAGAGCAGAAG CTGAAGCACTGGTAAAGGACAAGGAAGCAGGAACATTTGTGGTGAGAGACAGCACCTCATACAGGGGCAGCTTTGGCCTGGCTGTGAAGGTGGACCAAACCGCCAACGTCACTACTAATGCCTACCCAG GAGAGAGCACTTCAGATGTTGTGAGACACTTCCTCATTGAGTCATCAGCTAAGGGTGTACGCATCAAAGGCGCTTCTCAGGAACCTTACTTTG GGAGTCTCTCTGCACTGGTCTACCAGCACAGTATTTCTGCTTACGCTTTACCTTGCAGATTACTGCTCCACTCTCAAG ACGTGGGTGCAGCAGAAGGGAGGGCAAATGACAAACCAGCATCAGAGGACAAGAGTAAAACAG CTTGCAATTTCATCTACCTGAATGCCATCCACACTGAGATGCTGACAGGCCCTTGTGCAGTGCAGAAGGCGGTGTCCTCCACATTCGAGAAGCCTTCGGGTTCCTTCACACCAACCATAGTGAATCTGAAGGTCTCTTTGAAGGGTGTCACGCTGACGGATATCAACAGGAA GCTCTTCTTCAGACGCCATTACCCTGCTAACCTGATCAGCTACAGTGGTGAAGATCCAGACAAGCGACT